From Haliotis asinina isolate JCU_RB_2024 chromosome 8, JCU_Hal_asi_v2, whole genome shotgun sequence, a single genomic window includes:
- the LOC137295308 gene encoding protein-glucosylgalactosylhydroxylysine glucosidase-like — MTPPLKKRSYESDDSLSSEDEIQEVLPNPDHWSFFLFMSAPNDGPLKLNPFVIAKDIEGLAGYVKEIKKLRSGSLLIEYMARRLVGSLCEDSDKSVFLIKCNYCKKPGHKERQCYKKKRDLGSSNIHGIFTQNITREDADIDIQYFAHRKMTRLLITIINVSRRRQGEITLNLSVNRGEDSEDLTMNALNTTDRSNRRGYLARTKVPEVDGSQTTGVFQVWTHVPEVMILKPDVANMSSVFITAVSTDQGDALLAYDSAVEMSSDSLLNTHVEAWRKVWEEGSLEVNGNPDVARTLNAGLYYILSSIPLSHDPLNPFMGLSPGGLSRGGVAFPNKTSPYNDYLGHVFWDMDTWILPPVMSLHPHLAALLIGSRTRVLPSVRQHANKTGYQGARFPWEQAQTDTSLASGEEVCPWNEAAEYQVHVTADVSLALRQYLYATDDVTILADAHGLELAMDVARFWASRVVRSDNGQYEILGVMGPDEYHYNVNNSVFTNYNARLSLELPAYIRDTYNPNLSETEQGEIETFSDIAKNMLIMFDEEKQYHPQFEGFALNESIKQSDVVLLGFPLMMTMPRTVRKNDLIIYENLTDRVGPDTGTWSMHSLTRLELDEEEEAADDFRMMFRNINGPFKIFSEKPASNPQGVRCVNFITAAGGLLQAALFGYAGIRYHDDHLDLRPCLLPNSTDWAVRGLHYKGFTMDIEIFKDTFNLTLVNGKREKEVCLASEDEEGACEILELNKTVTKPQRKFKIYIREPPGKSPGRPAASAWVLRPMLCVSLVLSLVSVFTVLSL, encoded by the exons ATGACACCcccactgaaaaaacgttcgtatgaatctgatgattcactatcttctgaggatgaaattcaaGAAGTTCTCCCAAATCCTGATCATTGGTCATTCTTTTTGTTCATGTCAGCACCAAATGATGGTCCACTAAAATTGAATCCTTTCGTCATTGCAAAGGACATAGAAGGTTTAGCTGGCTATGTCAAGGAAATCAAGAAGCTACGTTCTGGATCTCTTCTGATTGAGT ACATGGCTAGACGTCTTGTGGGTTCTCTGTGTGAGGACAGTGATAAGTCTGTGTTTCTTATCAAGTGTAATTATTGCAAGAAGCCAGGTCATAAAGAGAGACAGTGTTACAAGAAGAAACGAGATTTAGGTTCATCAAATATTCATG GTATATTCACACAGAATATCACAAGAGAAGATGCAGACATCGACATCCAGTATTTTGCTCACAGGAAGATGACGAGACTACTGATCACTATTATCAATGTATCCAGGCGTCGCcagggggagataactctaaacctAAGCGTAAACCGTGGAGAAGATAGTGAAGATCTCACGATGAATGCCCTTAACACAACCGATCGTAGCAACAGAAG AGGTTATCTGGCAAGGACAAAAGTACCGGAAGTTGACGGAAGTCAGACAACCGGAGTATTCCAGGTCTGGACGCACGTGCCAGAAGTCATGATCCTGAAGCCTGACGTTGCCAATATGTCGTCGGTGTTCATCACCGCAGTCAGCACTGACCAGGGAGACGCCCTACTCGCCTATGACAGCGCGGTCGAGATGTCTTCTGACAGCTTACTGAACACTCACGTTGAG GCATGGCGCAAGGTGTGGGAGGAGGGTAGCCTGGAGGTGAATGGCAACCCGGATGTTGCTCGGACTCTTAACGCCGGCCTGTATTACATCCTGTCTTCGATTCCCCTCAGTCATGACCCCCTCAACCCCTTCATGGGTCTCAGTCCAG GTGGACTGTCCCGAGGAGGCGTGGCCTTTCCCAACAAGACATCCCCCTACAACGACTACCTCGGTCACGTGTTCTGGGATATGGACACGTGGATACTGCCACCAGTcatgtctctgcatcctcaTCTGGCAGCACTGCTCATTGGTTCAAGAACAAGGGTGCTGCCGTCAGTTAGACAACACGCAAACAAAACAGGTTACCAAGGGGCCAGGTTTCCATGGGAACAAGCTCAAACAG ATACCAGTCTTGCTTCAGGTGAAGAGGTGTGTCCATGGAACGAGGCTGCTGAGTATCAAGTCCACGTGACCGCTGACGTCAGTCTAGCTCTCCGTCAATATTTGTATGCGACTGATGACGTCACCATCCTCGCAGATGCTCATGGACTAGAGCTGGCGATGGACGTCGCCCGGTTCTGGGCAAGTCGAGTTGTCCGGAGTGATAATGGTCAATATGAGATACTAG GCGTCATGGGACCCGACGAATACCACTACAACGTCAACAACTCTGTCTTCACCAACTACAACGCCAGACTGAGTCTGGAGCTGCCGGCCTATATCAGAGATACCTACAACCC GAATCTTAGTGAGACCGAACAAGGCGAGATAGAGACATTCTCTGACATTGCCAAGAACATGCTGATTATGTTTGACGAGGAGAAGCAATACCATCCTCAGTTCGAGGGATTTGCTCTCAATG AGAGCATTAAACAGTCCGACGTGGTGCTGCTTGGATTTCCACTCATGATGACAATGCCACGCACAGTCAGGAAGAACGACCTTATCATCTATGAAAAT TTGACAGACCGGGTGGGCCCTGACACCGGAACGTGGAGCATGCACTCACTGACCCGCTTGGAACTGGATGAGGAGGAAGAGGCAGCAGACGACTTCCGGATGATGTTTCGGAACATCAATGGCCCCTTCAAA ATATTCAGCGAGAAGCCGGCATCAAATCCTCAGGGAGTCCGTTGTGTCAATTTCATCACCGCcgcagggggactccttcaagCAGCCCTATTTGGATATGCAGGAATTCGATATCACGATGATCACCTGGACCTAAGACCATGTTTGCTTCCTAACTCTACAGACTGGGCTGTTAGAGGTCTCCACTATAAAGGGTTCACGATGGATATAGAGATTTTTAAGGATACGTTCAATCTAACACTTGTGAATGGCAAAAGGGAAAAGGAAGTATGTTTGGCCAGTGAGGATGAGGAGGGGGCATGCGAGATCCTCGAATTAAACAAAACTGTGACAAAACCACAGCGGAAGTTCAAAATTTACATCAGAGAACCACCGGGCAAATCGCCCGGCAGGCCTGCAGCGTCAGCATGGGTATTGCGACCCATGCTTTGTGTCAGTCTCGTATTGTCATTGGTATCTGTGTTTACAGTGTTAAGCTTGTAA